The following proteins come from a genomic window of Rutidosis leptorrhynchoides isolate AG116_Rl617_1_P2 chromosome 10, CSIRO_AGI_Rlap_v1, whole genome shotgun sequence:
- the LOC139870672 gene encoding uncharacterized protein: MDAFISEMQKMIEVQNKSIGALAKEIGNVAKSKGNREPGTIPSYTVLNPNHKDQGKGHSVNMVGTLRSGKKYDNKVDEKEVVQQETSKSPIVLDEEEVSENDNHGEGVKKTEPIVNEAGKVETKSKTVQFPKALESPNQFPYGKKGPQPEDMWETFKHVKINLPLLDAIRQVPSYAKFLKDLCTQKRKQRATFPKKVELTEHLSAVVSGTLPPKFKDPGTPLIAVTVGNVNVKKALLDLGASINILPFYLVDRFELGLMKRTDIIIQLVDQSIKTPRGILEDVIVKVEDFYYPVDFVVIDIEPRNRDAQPTIILGRPFWPPLMLTLIVKRVLWTYLSRIA, from the coding sequence ATGGATGCGTTCATTTCCGAAATGCAAAAAATGATAGAAGTGCAAAATAAGTCGATTGGTGCATTGGCTAAGGAGATCGGTAATGTAGCGAAAAGTAAGGGAAATAGGGAACCAGGTACAATTCCAAGCTACACGGTTCTAAATCCAAATCATAAGGATCAAGGAAAAGGGCATAGCGTTAACATGGTAGGTACCTTGAGAAGCGGAAAGAAGTATGACAATAAGGTTGATGAAAAAGAGGTAGTGCAACAAGAGACAAGTAAGTCTCCTATTGTTCTTGATGAGGAAGAGGTAAGTGAAAATGATAACCATGGGGAGGGGGTGAAAAAGACCGAACCAATCGTTAATGAGGCTGGGAAAGTGGAGACGAAATCAAAAACTGTCCAATTTCCCAAGGCTTTAGAGTCCCCaaaccaattcccttatgggaaaaagggaccaCAACCAGAGGACATGTGGGAAACGTTTAAGCATGTTAAGATAAATTTACCCCTTCTCGATGCTATTAGGCAAGTCCCGTCTTATGCTAAATTTTTAAAGGACCTTTGCACTCAAAAGAGGAAGCAAAGGGCGACTTTTCCCAAAAAGGTGGAGCTAACCGAGCACTTAAGTGCTGTTGTTTCGGGTACCcttccacctaagtttaaggacccaGGGACCCCGTTAATAGCTGTGACTGTAGGAAACGTGAACGTGAAAAAGGCATTATTGGACCTAGGAGCTAGCATTAATATTTTACCTTTTTATCTAGTTGACCGATTTGAATTGGGTTTAATGAAAAGAACTGACATAATTATTCAACTAGTGGACCAGTCAATCAAAACACCTAGGGGGATATTAGAAGATGTGATAGTAAAGGTGGAAGATTTCTATTACCCAGTTGACTTTGTTGTTATAGACATTGAACCTAGGAATAGAGATGCCCAACCCACTATAATCTTGGGACGCCCGTTTTGGCCACCATTAATGCTCACATTAATTGTCAAACGGGTGCTATGGACATATCTTTCGAGAATCGCATGA